The segment TGTAGATGCATTCTGCTCGTGGTCGGCATGCAGAATGAAAATACGATCCATTGCGCGGGCCAGAACCGGATTCACTTTGTACTCTTCAAGGCACTGCAAAACACATGTGCAGGAAGTTGGAAGCGTAATCCAAGTCGTTGCGCGGTAAACGAATGGCTGACCAACGTGGTACTTGTAGGCCATCGCAGCGATTGTCGGCATTTTTGCGATCATGCGCAAGGATGCAACCATACGCTGGTGTGGATCGGAAATATCCGTGGAATCGTGATAGAATGCAGAAAGAGCACCTACTGTTCCAGTCATAACCGCCATTGGGTGGGCGTCACGACGGAAGCCTTTGAAGAAGCTGGCCATCTGTTCGTGGATCATAGTGTGGTATGTCACACGATGGACAAAATCGTCCTTTTGGGCACGTGTTGGAAGCTCTCCATAAAGAAGCAGGTAGCAGCTTTCAAGGAAATCACCCCTGTTCAGCAAGCTGTTCAATTGGGTACCCGCGATACAAAAGCGTACCTTGGTCCCCGTCAATATAAGTAATTTTAGATTCACAGGATGCGGTGGATGTGAAACCCGGGTCATAAGTAAAGCAACCCGTTTCCTTGTAAAGCGCGGCAATGTCAATAACGTCTGGACCGACGGATCCTGAGCGGACGTTCAGGTCGATTGTATCACTTCCAATCGTCAGTTTTGATTTTTTTTCGCTCATAAAGGCAACCCCCTAGTTGTAGGTCCCAGACCAGGTGAAAGAACTAAATCGTATACCAGTGGATACACAGAAAGTTGATAGGCCACCCTTGGGGGAGTGGTGTCGTGAGAGTGCGTACCTTATTTGTCGCAGTACCGCAAGCGTAAGGAACCTATCAATTTTGGCTATTGGGAGAATACCGCAGCGTCGGGAAGACCTCAACCGCGGTATTTGGTTAACTTTTTGTGTTTATTTTGCGCAATCGCCAATGCGGGCGAGAGATTCTTGCTTACCAAGAACTTCCAGAACATCAAAGATACCCGGGGATGGGCCGCGCCCTGTGAGAGCAGCACGCAAAGGTTGGGCAACTTTTCCAAGCTTTAGTCTTCTTGCTCGGCAAACGCGCGTACGGCGGCTTCGGTGTTTTCCCCGCTCCAGTCGGTTACCGCTTCAAAATGGGGAAGAAGACGTGCCAGAACAGCGCGGGCATCTTCTGACAGAAGCTTCTCGGCCTTTTCGTCAAAGTCCAAAGGACGCTCTACCCACAGATACCTTGCAGATTCTTGCAGCTCTACGAGTGTCTTTGCACGTTCTTTGAGACCGGGAAGGGCTGCAAGGAATTTTGCTTCGTTTTGTGCATTTGAGAGCCATTCCAGTACCTGAACACCGCCCTCAACATCTGGCAGGTAAACCTTGAAGGCTTCAAGCAGCTCAGAATCTGGGGTGGAGCGCATGTAATGGGCGTTCAGGTTTTCCAGTTTCTTGAAATCAAAACGAGAAGGTGATTTGCCAATTGCGTCAAATCGAACCACTCGATCATCTGGTCAGTGGAGAAAATTTCATCATCTCCGTGGGACCATCCCAAGCGTGCAAGGTAGTTGCGCATGGCTGCTGGCAAGTAGCCCATTGCCCGGTAAGCTTCTGCGCCAATGGCCCCGTGACGTTTGGAGAGCTTTGCGCCATCTGTCCATAAATCAAAGGAATATGGGAGACAACCGAAGATCCCAGCCAAGGGCTTTGTAGATGAGGGCTTGACGAGCGGCGTTTGTCAGGTGGTCATCACCGCGCACAATGTGGGTTACACCCATGTCATGATCATCACAACTACAGCAAGCATATAGGTTGGGTTGCCGTCTGAGCGGACCAGAACCAGATCGTCCAGATCTTTGTTCGGGAACTTTACAGTGCCCTGAACTTTGTCTTCAATAATGGTATCGCCTTAAGGGCGCCTTCAGGCGAATAGCGGGAGAAATACCTTCGGGGGCTTCAGAGGGGGCCCGGTCACGCATGTGCCGTCGTAGCGCGGTGGGCGGGTTTTCAGCACGCGCTTTCTCGCGCATGGCGTTCACTTCTTCCGGCGTGCAATAGCAATAGTAGGCCGTGCCGTCTTCACCATCTGTTCTGCCACAGCTCTGTGACGCTCGGCATTGCCGTATTGGGAAACAGGCTCTCCATCCCATTGAATGCCAAGCCATGAAAGACCGTCTTTCAGGGCAAGAACAGCGTCATCTGTTGAACGGGGCGCGATCAGTGTCCTCAATACGAAGAAGCATTTTACCGCCCGTCCTTTGGCATATAGC is part of the Pseudovibrio sp. M1P-2-3 genome and harbors:
- a CDS encoding citrate/2-methylcitrate synthase encodes the protein MSEKKSKLTIGSDTIDLNVRSGSVGPDVIDIAALYKETGCFTYDPGFTSTASCESKITYIDGDQGTLLYRGYPIEQLAEQG
- a CDS encoding glutamate--tRNA ligase family protein, whose amino-acid sequence is MAGIFGCLPYSFDLWTDGAKLSKRHGAIGAEAYRAMGYLPAAMRNYLARLGWSHGDDEIFSTDQMIEWFDLTQLANHLLVLISRNWKT
- a CDS encoding glutamate--tRNA ligase family protein, which gives rise to MHIGGARTALFNWLYAKGRAVKCFFVLRTLIAPRSTDDAVLALKDGLSWLGIQWDGEPVSQYGNAERHRAVAEQMVKTARPTIAIARRKK